In Stieleria varia, one genomic interval encodes:
- the argJ gene encoding bifunctional glutamate N-acetyltransferase/amino-acid acetyltransferase ArgJ has translation MTDKPLCVPNGFRFGGVIAGIKKSGKPDISLIVGDQPLVAAGVYTTNQIVAAPVVWCRRNTPSQSVRAVIANSGNANACTGEQGDADTAEMCQRVADALGCDASDVLVMSTGVIGNLLPMEKVRSGIDDVLQKLDTGVDAFVSAAQAIMTTDKSRKTCSRQLQIADQTITITAMAKGAGMIAPNMATMLSVVTTDAKLTPEQATRLLKQAADGSYNRVSVDGHASTNDTLLLLASGQVGELLSGKDETTFANCLNELCVEIARELVADGEGATHWMKICVSGAQCDRDAELIARTVGASPLVKTAITGADPNWGRIVSAVGYAGPPIEPTKTCLTLCGVLIYENGRPLPYDAASLSKTMSQSPEVLVELIVGSGSGAGVHWASDLTTTYVTFNSEYTT, from the coding sequence ATGACAGACAAGCCTCTTTGCGTTCCCAATGGATTCCGATTCGGTGGCGTCATCGCCGGGATCAAGAAAAGTGGTAAACCCGACATTTCGCTCATCGTCGGAGACCAGCCACTGGTCGCCGCCGGAGTCTACACCACCAACCAGATCGTCGCCGCCCCGGTCGTCTGGTGCCGACGCAACACACCCTCCCAGTCCGTTCGCGCCGTGATCGCCAACAGCGGCAACGCCAACGCGTGCACCGGCGAACAAGGAGACGCGGACACGGCCGAAATGTGCCAACGTGTCGCCGACGCTTTGGGATGCGACGCGTCGGACGTGCTGGTGATGAGCACCGGCGTGATCGGAAACTTGCTGCCGATGGAGAAAGTCCGTTCCGGCATCGACGACGTGCTGCAAAAACTCGACACCGGCGTGGATGCGTTTGTCTCTGCCGCACAAGCGATCATGACCACCGACAAAAGCCGAAAGACGTGTTCGCGTCAGTTGCAGATTGCCGACCAAACGATCACGATCACGGCGATGGCCAAGGGCGCCGGAATGATCGCTCCCAATATGGCCACGATGCTGTCGGTGGTGACGACGGACGCCAAGCTGACGCCGGAGCAAGCAACGCGGTTGCTGAAACAAGCCGCCGACGGCAGCTACAACCGAGTCAGCGTCGACGGGCATGCCAGCACCAACGACACCCTGCTGCTGCTAGCCAGTGGACAAGTCGGTGAGTTGTTGTCCGGCAAAGATGAAACCACGTTCGCTAATTGCCTCAACGAACTGTGCGTCGAGATCGCTCGCGAACTGGTTGCCGATGGCGAAGGTGCCACGCACTGGATGAAGATCTGTGTCAGCGGCGCCCAATGCGACCGTGATGCCGAACTCATCGCACGCACCGTCGGCGCAAGCCCACTGGTCAAGACCGCGATCACGGGCGCGGACCCCAACTGGGGACGAATCGTTTCCGCGGTCGGCTACGCGGGACCACCGATCGAGCCGACGAAGACATGTTTGACACTTTGCGGCGTATTGATTTACGAAAACGGACGCCCGCTACCCTACGACGCGGCGTCTTTGAGCAAAACGATGTCTCAATCGCCGGAAGTATTGGTGGAGCTGATCGTCGGATCAGGCAGCGGCGCAGGAGTCCACTGGGCAAGCGACCTGACCACCACCTACGTCACCTTCAATTCAGAGTACACCACGTAG
- a CDS encoding ABC transporter ATP-binding protein — MPAAVAEELSESSIPVARPVVQVDRLSKRYGEFYALRECTLAVQPGDVFGLLGPNGAGKTTLIRSLLGHLRPTSGSATVDGCDPQVDAVALRRKVSYLPGDARLPRHLRGDAVLSFFAELHPEGDLRRSREVAERLELDLRVRVAMMSTGMRQKLALAVVLGPMTPLLILDEPTANLDPTVRAAVLDLVMEAHAAGRTVMFSSHVLSEIEDTCNRVVFLRRGLLVRELQMRDLFQRHRISAALSSGRTVQSIEIPEAFADCVTVTSLRDSKDSDSKDSDSKGSESEGSESRVRIDTSGDLSPMLRWISELGLKEIRIEPLGLRAVYNDVHRGTDAQSEMPTR, encoded by the coding sequence ATGCCCGCTGCCGTAGCCGAAGAACTGTCCGAATCGTCGATCCCTGTTGCCAGGCCGGTCGTGCAGGTCGACCGTTTGTCCAAACGGTACGGCGAATTCTATGCGTTGCGAGAATGCACGCTGGCGGTCCAACCGGGTGATGTGTTCGGTTTGTTGGGACCGAACGGTGCGGGCAAGACGACTTTGATCCGTTCGCTGTTGGGACACCTGCGGCCGACGTCGGGCAGCGCGACGGTCGACGGTTGTGACCCGCAAGTCGACGCGGTGGCGTTGCGGCGCAAAGTTTCTTACTTGCCAGGCGATGCTCGTTTGCCGAGACACCTGCGGGGCGATGCCGTGTTGAGTTTCTTTGCCGAACTGCACCCCGAAGGCGATCTGCGGCGAAGTCGCGAGGTGGCCGAGCGTTTGGAGTTGGACTTGCGAGTCCGCGTGGCGATGATGTCGACCGGGATGCGACAGAAGCTGGCGTTGGCGGTCGTGCTGGGTCCGATGACGCCGTTGTTGATTTTGGACGAACCCACCGCGAACTTGGACCCGACGGTGAGGGCGGCGGTACTGGATTTGGTGATGGAAGCACACGCGGCGGGACGAACGGTGATGTTCTCGTCTCATGTGTTGAGCGAGATCGAGGACACCTGCAATCGCGTCGTGTTCTTGCGTCGTGGTTTGCTGGTGCGAGAGCTGCAAATGCGAGACCTGTTTCAACGTCATCGAATCAGCGCGGCCCTGTCGAGCGGACGAACCGTCCAAAGTATTGAGATTCCCGAAGCGTTTGCCGATTGCGTCACCGTGACGTCGCTGCGAGATTCCAAGGACAGCGATTCCAAGGACAGCGATTCCAAGGGCAGCGAGTCCGAGGGCAGCGAGTCTCGGGTACGAATCGACACGTCGGGTGATCTGTCGCCGATGTTGCGTTGGATCAGCGAGTTGGGGTTGAAAGAAATTCGCATCGAGCCGCTCGGGTTACGCGCGGTTTACAACGATGTTCATCGCGGGACGGACGCCCAGTCGGAGATGCCAACGCGATGA